A single Pseudomonas sp. DC1.2 DNA region contains:
- a CDS encoding DsbA family protein, protein MTLHYIYDPLCGWCYGAKPLVQAAQTLLEVAAHGGGMMAGAHRQTVSPQLRDYVMPHDRRIAEYTGQPFGEAYFEGLLRDDTAVFDSAPPIAAVLAAEQIAGCGLALLGRLQRAHYVEGRRIADEAVLFELATDIGLEPQAFQAAFKEADTDRHIKESRALLAAVGGQGFPTFALERDGQFTLIDIGPWLGKPEAFAQWLGQSFPTQASSSPVQACGLDGCTH, encoded by the coding sequence TGTGCGGCTGGTGCTACGGCGCAAAACCTTTGGTGCAAGCCGCCCAAACACTGCTTGAGGTGGCTGCGCACGGCGGTGGCATGATGGCTGGGGCCCATCGGCAGACCGTTTCACCACAGCTGCGCGACTACGTGATGCCCCACGACCGACGCATCGCCGAGTACACCGGTCAGCCTTTCGGTGAGGCGTATTTCGAAGGTCTGTTGCGTGATGACACGGCCGTCTTCGATTCTGCACCGCCGATTGCGGCCGTGCTGGCAGCCGAACAGATCGCCGGATGCGGACTGGCGTTGCTAGGGCGTTTGCAGCGTGCGCACTACGTTGAAGGGCGACGCATCGCTGATGAAGCTGTGTTGTTTGAACTTGCGACTGATATAGGTCTCGAACCTCAAGCCTTCCAGGCGGCGTTCAAAGAGGCCGATACCGATCGCCATATCAAGGAAAGCCGCGCACTCTTGGCTGCCGTCGGTGGCCAAGGCTTTCCGACCTTCGCCCTGGAGCGTGATGGCCAGTTCACGTTGATCGACATCGGTCCGTGGCTTGGCAAGCCTGAAGCGTTCGCGCAATGGTTGGGTCAATCGTTTCCCACGCAAGCGTCGTCGTCCCCTGTTCAAGCCTGTGGCCTTGACGGCTGCACCCACTGA